A DNA window from Naumovozyma dairenensis CBS 421 chromosome 8, complete genome contains the following coding sequences:
- the NDAI0H00610 gene encoding casein kinase II subunit alpha/alpha' (similar to Saccharomyces cerevisiae CKA2 (YOR061W); ancestral locus Anc_5.662), translating into MTTLPPSALNQKSTRVYSEARVYRDACEKRPQEYWDYEQSVVIKWGKISNYEIINKIGRGKYSEVFSGECIINPEDHHHHQQQQQHEKQQPCVIKVLKPVKMKKIYRELKILMNLTGGPNVISLLDIVQDQSSKIPALIFEEVKNMDFRQLYPTFKLPDLQYYFTQLLIALNYCHSMGIMHRDVKPQNVMIDPKEKKLRLIDWGLAEFYHPGVDYNVRVASRYHKGPELLVNLNQYDYSLDLWSVGCMLAAIVFKREPFFKGSSNADQLVKIAAVLGTKELLSYLNKYGLRLPSEYDNIMRDFIRRPWDHFTGSYTNLAVPEMIDLIDNLLRYDHQERLTAQEAMDHPFFKANYESNSDESNQNTMVSN; encoded by the coding sequence ATGACAACGTTACCACCATCTGCGTTGAATCAAAAATCCACTCGAGTCTACTCGGAGGCAAGAGTATACCGTGATGCATGTGAAAAGAGACCACAAGAATATTGGGATTATGAACAAAGTGTCGTTATCAAATGGGGGAAAATTTCCAACTAtgaaatcatcaataaGATTGGTAGAGGTAAATATTCAGAAGTATTTAGTGGAGAATGTATCATAAATCCTGAAGatcaccaccaccaccaacaacaacaacaacatgaaaaacaacaacCTTGTGTCATTAAAGTTTTGAAACCGGTTAAgatgaaaaagatatatcgtgaattgaaaatattgatgaatttaacGGGAGGTCCTAATGTCATTTCTTTATTGGATATTGTTCAAGATCAAAGTTCTAAGATTCCTGCTTTGATTTTTGAAGAGgtaaaaaatatggattTTAGACAATTATATCCGACTTTTAAATTACCAGATTTACAGTATTATTTCACTCAATTGTTAATAGCGTTGAATTATTGTCATTCAATGGGGATCATGCATAGAGATGTTAAACCACAAAATGTTATGATTGACCccaaggaaaaaaaattaagattGATTGATTGGGGGTTGGCTGAATTTTATCATCCCGGTGTAGATTATAATGTAAGAGTAGCATCGCGTTATCATAAGGGACCTGAATTATTAGTCAATTTGAATCAATACGATTATTCATTGGATTTATGGTCAGTAGGTTGTATGCTTGCTGCAATTGTATTTAAAAGAGAACCGTTTTTCAAAGGTTCATCTAATGCTGATCAATTAGTCAAGATTGCTGCAGTATTGGGGactaaagaattattaagttatttgaataaatatgGGTTAAGGTTACCAAGtgaatatgataatattatgAGAGATTTTATAAGAAGACCATGGGATCATTTCACAGGATCTTATACTAATTTGGCTGTACCTGAAATGATTGATttgattgataatttattaagatATGATCATCAAGAAAGACTAACGGCACAAGAAGCAATGGATCATCCATTCTTTAAGGCAAATTATGAATCTAATAGTGATGaatcaaatcaaaatacCATGGTAAGCAATTGA
- the MET1 gene encoding uroporphyrinogen-III C-methyltransferase (similar to Saccharomyces cerevisiae MET1 (YKR069W); ancestral locus Anc_5.651): protein MTQLYEPIPLITSTNSVNEVHLLIGTGEDSCSQTIRKAKSILKSGASPIIINPTSQSHYKKLSIEFAHDPNFKLLNRPFQLSDLTQLGRKLVSNIVDRVFINLPPNDTLLARDIHNQCIKLRIPINTFQRPEYSTFTMLPTYIDPKGSGLQISVTTNGRGYILANRIKREIVNNLPSNISEIVTNMGQLRDQIINEDHKILLNEKFFSTELSINKLGYGLDNDSWESHKFNKLIKEFEMTSKDQKLKRTRWLSQIMEYYPLSKLADITIDQLSDTMASGTTNINTNKKVTKTPTDDDDFASIPSKQQKLSPSPSSGEKVQIQLQEKETTTKSKGSISLVGAGPGSISMLTIGALHEIKTADLILTDKLVPQAVLDLIPPETETFIARKFPGNAEHAQQELLQMGLTALQNDKKVVRLKQGDPYIFGRGGEEFLFFQENGFEPIVLPGLSSSLASTVVSKIPATQRAIADQVLICTGTGRKGSLPVIPEFVRTRTTVFLMALHRSEELIDNLIKNGWDGDVPAAIVERASCPDQRVTRTKLKYVPQVIEEIGSRPPGLLVVGNAVNALIRNEYLNSLDSSSSTSKYYMEEGYKAFEINDLSKLF, encoded by the coding sequence ATGACACAATTATATGAACCAATACCCTTAATAACCTCTACCAATTCAGTAAATGAAGTACATTTATTGATTGGAACTGGTGAAGATTCCTGTTCTCAAACCATTAGGAAAGCAAAATCAATTTTAAAATCCGGTGCAtcaccaataataattaatccAACTTCACAATCtcattataaaaaattatccatTGAATTTGCTCATGatccaaattttaaattacTTAATAGACCTTTCCAATTATCTGATTTAACTCAATTAGGTAGAAAATTAGTAAGTAACATTGTGGACCGTGTATTCATAAATTTACCACCAAATGATACCCTCTTAGCAAGAGATATTCATAATCAATGTATCAAATTAAGAATACCTATAAATACATTCCAAAGACCGGAATATTCGACTTTCACAATGTTACCTACATATATTGACCCTAAGGGAAGTGGGTTACAAATCTCCGTGACAACAAATGGTAGAGGTTATATCTTAGCGAATAGAATTAAAAGAGAAATAGTTAATAATCTACCATCAAATATCTCCGAAATCGTAACAAATATGGGTCAATTAAGAGACCAAATTATAAATGAAGATCATAAAATATTactaaatgaaaaattcttttctacagaattatcaattaataaacTGGGGTACGGATTGGATAATGATTCGTGGGAAAGtcataaattcaataaattaattaaagaatttgaaatgaCTAGTAAAgatcaaaaattgaaaagaacaagatgGTTATCTCAAATCATGGAATATTATccattatcaaaattagCAGATATTACAATTGATCAATTATCTGACACCATGGCAAGTGGAACTACCAACATaaatacaaacaaaaaagtgACCAAGACACCAACCGATGACGATGATTTCGCATCTATACCTTCAAAACAGCAAAAGTTATCACCATCTCCTTCATCTGGGGAAAAGGTACAAATACAATTgcaagaaaaagaaactacCACAAAATCCAAGGGGTCCATATCATTAGTTGGAGCAGGACCAGGTTCCATATCCATGCTAACAATAGGAGCATTACACGAAATCAAAACAGCAGATCTAATCCTAACAGATAAATTAGTCCCACAAGCAGTCCTAGATTTAATTCCTCCAGAAACAGAAACGTTCATAGCAAGGAAATTCCCCGGAAATGCAGAACATGCAcaacaagaattattacaaatgGGTCTCACTGCTTtacaaaatgataaaaaagTGGTTCGTTTAAAGCAAGGTGATCCATATATCTTTGGTCGTGGCGGTGAAGAATTCTTAttctttcaagaaaatggaTTTGAACCGATAGTCTTACCAGGGTTAAGTTCATCATTAGCATCTACCGTAGTATCAAAGATTCCAGCTACACAAAGAGCCATAGCGGATCAAGTTTTGATATGTACAGGTACAGGAAGAAAAGGTAGTCTCCCAGTTATACCTGAATTTGTTCGAACTCGTACCACTGTTTTCTTAATGGCTTTACATAGATCAGaagaattgattgataatttaattaagAATGGTTGGGATGGGGATGTACCCGCAGCTATAGTGGAGAGAGCATCTTGTCCTGATCAAAGAGttacaagaacaaaattgaaatatgtTCCTCAGgttattgaagaaattggatCTAGACCACCTGGATTATTGGTTGTAGGGAACGCAGTTAATGCATTGATACgaaatgaatatttgaattcacttgattcttcttcttccacttccaaatattatatGGAGGAGGGTTATAAGGCGTTCGAGATCAATGATCtttctaaattattttga
- the NDAI0H00630 gene encoding uncharacterized protein (similar to Saccharomyces cerevisiae YKR070W; ancestral locus Anc_5.652) — MFRRFRQTSSRQIGFAFDIDGVLLRGKTPIPGASDALKLLTKSKIPYILLTNGGGTTERERVQFISKTLNTEISPEQIVLSHSPYKGLVNKFERILAVGTPSVRHVAERYGFKDVIHQTDIIRYNRSITPFSGLSDAQLNEYSREISNLDSKKFDAVLVFNDPHDWAADLQIISDIINSENGMLNTLRIEKSGTPSVPIFFSNQDLLWANPYSLNRFGQGAFRQLVHKLYAEMNDQKTLEDTTIGKPTKFTYDFAHDVLVNWRHKLLLSTREPIKVAQGPSPFNKVFMVGDNPASDIIGAQNYGWDSCLVKTGVYRESDELTYCKPTMIVDDVFHAVTKVLEENL; from the coding sequence ATGTTCAGAAGGTTCCGTCAAACATCCTCAAGGCAAATTGGGTTTGCCTTCGACATAGATGGTGTGTTATTAAGAGGTAAAACTCCCATCCCAGGAGCCTCAGATGcattaaaattattgacTAAATCTAAGATAccatatattttattgacGAATGGCGGTGGTACCACTGAACGTGAGCGAgttcaatttatttctaaAACACTGAATACGGAAATATCTCCAGAACAAATAGTCTTAAGTCATTCACCTTATAAAGGTTtagttaataaatttgaaagaatctTGGCAGTGGGCACACCTTCCGTCAGACATGTAGCTGAAAGATATGGGTTTAAAGATGTCATACATCAAACTGATATCATTAGATATAATAGATCAATTACACCGTTTAGTGGGTTATCGGATGCacaattgaatgaatattCTCGAGAAATTTCTAATTTGGATAGTAAAAAATTCGACGCAGTGTTAGTTTTCAATGATCCTCATGACTGGGCAGCAGatcttcaaattatttcagatataattaattctGAAAATGGTATGTTAAATACTttaagaattgaaaaatcgGGAACTCCATCAGTACcgatatttttttctaacCAAGATTTATTATGGGCTAATCCATATTCATTGAATAGATTTGGTCAAGGTGCATTCCGTCAATTAGTTCATAAATTATATGCAGAAATGAATGATCAAAAAACGTTAGAAGATACTACCATTGGTAAGCCAACGAAATTCACTTACGATTTCGCTCATGATGTTTTAGTAAATTGGAGACAtaagttattattatcaactaGGGAACCTATTAAGGTCGCACAGGGTCCCTCACCATTCAATAAGGTATTTATGGTTGGTGATAATCCAGCAAGTGATATCATTGGAGCTCAGAATTATGGATGGGATAGTTGTTTAGTCAAAACAGGTGTTTACCGTGAAAGTGATGAGTTAACCTATTGTAAACCAACAATGATTGTAGATGATGTTTTCCATGCAGTTACAAAAGTCttggaagaaaatttataG
- the DRE2 gene encoding electron carrier DRE2 (similar to Saccharomyces cerevisiae DRE2 (YKR071C); ancestral locus Anc_5.654): MSTPKITLLLIHPAVTTTPELVEDFKNNAPKRNWKVVNQFLINKINDGSIKLKNNEYDIIHYMTPEARDSILFPKKLIPILNSALKDNGLLYGLSDTYKIDALINGFEIKNNDAAADLEAYHWVKKPDTGAKKTVAIPLKSNPTTAAASSGAKKLPSFKKASASSSSEVKKPLPTFKKPSSSTTTTTNTKKKCVCKVHHTAEDNDDDLDDDEESGNSDVFSDSNKAQFFDDLDDEESVEEEDLIEERDNNGNITMIICGKSQTKKKKACKDCSCGIKEEEEEEIDNIRSQQDNVVKFTEDELTEIDFTIDGKKIGGCGSCSLGDAFRCTGCPYLGLPAFKPGEAINLTSISDDL; this comes from the coding sequence ATGTCTACTCCAAAGATTACATTACTATTGATTCATCCAGCTGTCACAACTACTCCGGAATTAGTTgaagatttcaaaaacaatgCACCAAAAAGGAATTGGAAGGTGgttaatcaatttttaatcaataaaatcaatgatGGTTCCATCAAATTGAAGAACAACGAATATGATATAATTCATTACATGACTCCAGAAGCTCGTGATTCCATCTTATTTCCAAAGAAATTGATCCCTATTTTGAATTCTGCTTTGAAAGATAACGGTTTATTATATGGGTTAAGTGATACCTACAAGATCGATGCCCTTATTAACGGATTCGAAATCAAGAATAATGATGCCGCCGCTGATTTGGAAGCTTATCATTGGGTTAAAAAACCAGATACTGGAGCTAAGAAGACTGTAGCGATCCCATTGAAGTCTAACCCTACAACTGCTGCTGCCTCTTCAGGTGCAAAGAAATTACCAAGTTTCAAAAAGGCATCTgcctcatcatcatccgAGGTTAAGAAACCGTTGCCCACTTTTAAGAAACCCTCTTCGTCCACAACCACAACTACAAATACCAAGAAGAAGTGTGTGTGTAAGGTTCATCATACTGCggaagataatgatgatgatttagatgatgatgaagaaagtGGGAATTCTGATGTCTTTAGTGATTCTAATAAGGCTCAATTCTTTGATGACttggatgatgaagaatctgttgaagaagaagatttaatCGAAGAAAGAGACAATAACGGTAATATTACTATGATTATATGTGGTAAGAGTCAAactaagaagaagaaagcGTGTAAGGACTGTTCTTGTGGtatcaaagaagaagaagaggaagaaattGACAACATTAGAAGTCAACAAGATAACGTGGTTAAATTtactgaagatgaattgactgaaattgattttacTATTGATGGTAAGAAGATTGGTGGTTGTGGTTCATGTTCTCTTGGTGATGCCTTTAGATGTACAGGTTGTCCATATTTAGGTTTACCAGCTTTCAAACCTGGTGAAGCTATCAATTTAACCAGTATTTCTGATGACTTGTAA
- the SIS2 gene encoding phosphopantothenoylcysteine decarboxylase complex subunit SIS2 (similar to Saccharomyces cerevisiae SIS2 (YKR072C) and VHS3 (YOR054C); ancestral locus Anc_5.655) — protein sequence MASDTENHNKEPELERSAEKRKQHEQLPHLRTTTTTSPTTATDCPTNISKTTMTNNNNVTTPISTKSATPSTKSIMNVSGTSGAVVNATPESGLKRAPAVTFSDSRVSLKDSSSTTHDGTLNDTSLRKRSPLRAEVSNIHTSSNQARPLSPPSGHTAITPTTTTTTTTTTRDSTTTTKHPLKVEIPQENSMEFTELLKGKLETAKIEEHAHFLVEDSLHTPSSARSPITSPRTSISTGMNDVPISFNNNIINTKIQPPIMPITTTTATNTTGVTTTTSINSGDGISLESVMEDDQIPHSIAPNIPKRETAKNIDPRLPQDDGKLHVLFGACGSLAVFKIKSMIKKLEDIYGKDKISIQVILTYSATKFFTKRYHKKYNKSAPLIDSPTSEQQQQQQQHEPTANMSMATRAEQMELPSHIQVWTDQDEWDTWKQRMDPVLHIELRRWADILVLAPLTANTLSKISLGICDNLLTCVIRAWNTNFPIFLAPSMFSSTYNTLMTRKQLKIIKEEMPWITVFKPSEKVMSFNGDIGLGGMMDANEIVDKVVMKLGGYPKDQDQDEDDDNDDNDDNDDDNADQENNDEEEDDGDDNDDDDDDDDDDDDDDDDEDDDEDDDDDDDKESNEYNETKSNNAKEETPNNKTV from the coding sequence ATGGCTAGTGACACTGAAAACCATAACAAGGAACCAGAACTCGAACGTTCCGCCGAGAAGAGAAAACAACATGAACAGTTGCCTCATTTGAGaactactactactacttcTCCTACTACGGCCACAGATTGTCCTACAAACATTTCGAAAACAACTATgacaaacaacaacaatgtAACTACCCCAATTTCTACTAAATCTGCTACTCCAAGTACGAAATCTATCATGAACGTAAGTGGTACTTCCGGTGCTGTCGTAAACGCAACGCCAGAATCCGGTTTGAAAAGAGCTCCTGCAGTTACCTTTAGTGACTCAAGGGTCTCCTTAAAAGACTCTTCTTCAACAACTCATGATGGTACATTAAATGACACTTCTTTAAGGAAAAGGAGTCCATTAAGAGCAGAGGTATCAAACATACATACAAGCTCTAATCAAGCAAGACCATTATCTCCTCCATCAGGGCACACTGCAATaacaccaacaacaacaacaacaacaacaacaacaacacgAGATTCTACAACGACAACTAAACATCCATTGAAAGTGGAAATACCACAGGAAAATTCAATGGAATTCACGGAATTATTGAAAGGGAAATTAGAAACTGCTAAAATTGAAGAACATGCTCATTTCCTTGTTGAAGATTCATTACATACCCCTTCTTCTGCAAGATCTCCAATCACGAGTCCAAGAACTTCTATCTCAACGGGAATGAATGATGTTCCTATATctttcaacaacaatatcatcaatacTAAAATACAACCTCCAATAATGCCcattactactactactgcTACTAATACAACTGGCgtaacaacaacaacgtCGATAAATTCAGGTGATGGTATTTCCTTAGAATCAGTAATGGAAGATGATCAAATACCACATAGTATAGCACCAAATATACCGAAAAGAGAAACAGCTAAAAACATTGACCCAAGATTACCACAAGATGATGGTAAATTACATGTCTTATTTGGTGCATGTGGATCATTAGCAGTGTTCAAGATAAAATCAAtgattaaaaaattagaagatattTATGGAAAAGATAAGATTTCAATTCAGGTGATCCTGACCTACTCAGCCACGAAATTCTTCACAAAGAGATAccataaaaaatataacaaaTCCGCTCCATTAATTGACTCCCCTACATCcgaacaacaacaacaacaacaacaacatgaACCAACTGCAAATATGTCAATGGCAACTAGAGCAGAGCAAATGGAATTACCATCCCATATCCAAGTCTGGACAGATCAAGATGAATGGGATACATGGAAACAAAGAATGGACCCAGTCCTCCACATTGAACTTCGAAGATGGGCAGATATTCTCGTTTTAGCACCATTAACAGCAAACACATTATCAAAGATATCCCTAGGAATATGTGATAATTTGTTGACGTGCGTCATTAGAGCATGGAATACAAATTTCCCCATCTTTTTAGCCCCTTCTATGTTTAGTAGTACGTATAATACGTTGATGACGAggaaacaattgaaaattattaaagagGAAATGCCATGGATTACTGTTTTTAAACCTTCTGAGAAAGTTATGTCATTTAATGGAGATATTGGACTTGGTGGTATGATGGACGCGAATGAAATCGTTGATAAAGTGGTTATGAAATTAGGTGGGTATCCCAAAGATCAAGatcaagatgaagatgatgataacgaTGATAACGATGATaacgatgatgataatgcagatcaagaaaataatgatgaagaagaagatgacgGGGACGATAATGACgacgatgatgacgatgatgacgatgatgacgatgatgacgatgatgagGACGATGATGAggacgatgacgatgatgacgaCAAGGAATCCAATGAATACAATGAAACCAAGTCAAATAATGCGAAAGAAGAAACGCCCAATAACAAGACGGTATAA
- the TRM112 gene encoding RNA methylation protein TRM112 (similar to Saccharomyces cerevisiae TRM112 (YNR046W); ancestral locus Anc_6.370), which produces MKFLTTNFLKCSVKACDTSNDNFPLQYDGSTCQLVQDESIEFNPEFLLNLMDRLDWSAILMVASDLGNTSLPQQKPVFNKDNDELSEEDMIILKDFHTLLIQTNIVEGQMKCRNCGHVYYIKNSIPNLLLPPHLA; this is translated from the coding sequence atgaaatttttaacaaccaattttttgaaatgttcAGTGAAAGCTTGTGATACaagtaatgataatttccCATTACAATACGATGGTTCTACATGTCAACTAGTTCAAGATGAAAGTATCGAATTCAATCCTGAATTTCTGTTGAATCTAATGGATAGACTCGATTGGAGCGCAATCCTTATGGTGGCAAGTGATTTAGGTAATACTTCATTACCTCAACAAAAACCAgtatttaataaagataatgatgaattatctgaagaagatatgatcatattgaaagatttcCACACTCTTTTAATTCAAACCAATATAGTGGAAGGTCAAATGAAATGTAGAAACTGTGGCCATGTTTATTACATCAAGAACAGTATTCCAAATCTATTACTCCCTCCGCATTTAGCATGA
- the NOB1 gene encoding rRNA-binding endoribonuclease (similar to Saccharomyces cerevisiae NOB1 (YOR056C); ancestral locus Anc_5.656), with amino-acid sequence MTEEFGKRKKVQAPHIRALVLDATPLITNSYTHYQNYAEEFYTTPTVFHEIKDEQARKNLEIWKDLGALKLLHPNQVSIDKVSKFAKLTGDYSVLSANDIHILALTYELETTLNKGDWRLRKNPGDSLDHLNETETTKTSKTKKSIDSDKKKKLYPTIAKPVTIPKETKKEGEQQQEVEKEESDLVKKKKNRRRGGKKQKAKREALLAAANTTEGDVPSKEEEEEKKDNIETVNEGVAVEDTITETHEKEIQGEEEEDKDSASSKDLTEEFSEADDDGDWITPENLTETIIKDSGEDTTGSQGVEAIDTDLNVALTLPKNQVALATGDFAVQNVALQMNLNLMNFMSGLRIKRLRNYMLRCHACFKLFPASKDGKVKHFCPSCGGQGTLLRCAVSVDSETGKITPHLKANFQWNNRGNRYSMASPLSKNSQKRYGKKGYDHTKQNLQQQKQGSNLLREDQREYEQVMKQEDWTRRHNEKVLNNWIGGGSADNYISPFAISGLKQHSVRVGKGRYANSSKRK; translated from the coding sequence ATGACTGAAGAATTtgggaaaagaaaaaaagtacAAGCCCCTCACATAAGAGCGCTTGTCCTTGATGCTACACCATTAATCACGAATTCCTATACgcattatcaaaattatgCTGAAGAATTTTATACTACACCAACTGTTTTTCATGAAATCAAAGATGAACAAGCTAGAAAGAATTTAgaaatttggaaagattTAGGTGCATTGAAATTACTTCATCCTAATCAAGTGTCCATTGATAAAGTTAGTAAGTTTGCTAAATTGACTGGTGATTACTCGGTTTTGAGTGCTAATGATATTCATATATTGGCTTTGACTTATGAATTGGAAACTACATTGAATAAAGGGGATTGGAGATTGAGGAAAAATCCAGGTGACTCCTTAGATCATTTGAATGAAACTGAAACAACTAAAACAAGTAAGACTAAAAAAAGTATTGATTCagataagaaaaagaagttaTATCCAACCATTGCTAAGCCTGTTACGATTCCAAAAGAAACGAAAAAAGAAGgtgaacaacaacaagaagtagaaaaagaagagagTGATTTggtgaaaaagaaaaagaatcGTAGAAGAGGTGGTAAGAAACAAAAGGCAAAGAGAGAAGCATTGTTAGCTGCAGCAAACACCACAGAAGGGGACGTACcttcaaaagaagaagaggaagaaaagaaagacaaCATTGAAACAGTTAATGAAGGCGTGGCCGTCGAAGATACAATTACCGAAACTcatgaaaaagaaatacaaggagaggaagaagaagataaggATAGTGCTAGTTCCAAGGATTTAACGGAAGAATTCTCAGAGGCAGATGACGACGGAGATTGGATTACTCCAGAAAATTTAACTGagacaataataaaagatagTGGAGAGGATACTACTGGATCACAAGGTGTTGAAGCCATTGATACTGACCTAAATGTTGCATTAACTTTACCAAAGAATCAAGTGGCTTTAGCGACAGGTGATTTTGCAGTGCAAAATGTTGCATtacaaatgaatttaaatttgatgaatttcaTGTCCGGTTTAAGAATTAAAAGGCTTCGTAATTATATGTTAAGATGCCACGCATGTTTCAAACTATTCCCAGCATCTAAAGATGGTAAAGTGAAACATTTCTGTCCATCATGTGGTGGTCAAGGAACTTTATTAAGGTGTGCTGTGTCTGTTGATTCTGAGACTGGTAAGATTACACCACATTTGAAAGCTAATTTCCAATGGAATAATAGAGGGAATAGATACTCTATGGCAAGCCCTCTATCAAAGAATTCTCAAAAAAGATATGGTAAGAAGGGCTATGATCACACTAAACAAAATCTACAACAGCAAAAGCAAGgttcaaatttattgagAGAAGATCAAAGAGAATATGAACAAGTGATGAAGCAAGAAGACTGGACAAGAAGGCATAATGAAAAAGTGCTAAATAATTGGATTGGAGGTGGATCCGCTgataattatatttcacCCTTTGCTATTTCTGGTCTGAAGCAGCATTCTGTGCGTGTTGGTAAAGGTAGATATGCCAACAGTAGTAAAAGGAAATAA
- the SGT1 gene encoding co-chaperone SGT1 (similar to Saccharomyces cerevisiae SGT1 (YOR057W); ancestral locus Anc_5.657), with translation MTIESDLKTAYQTLYDHKNPENALELYNGILEQSPENLNASIYKAASLEKLYFANEKWHNEETIESAKKLLNKALDLAINRGIRSKIGLIYFRFFIHYFNLKKYQDSKIYFDKCKEYDYVDPTLPLWESRLNKKLEKLTKNKGKTNVSTQATTAPTATTKSELKEQKVTPTPTSSIPKAVPAALPEIPQPTKFRTDWYQTPKTVTLSLFTASLPKSKEDIQTTLSSKDKRTLNVSYPIPDTSSEFQYNAKLSHEIDPDAINVQLYSKKMEFTFTKVDAVQWKTLESAGNDDKQEIKQFESTPSTGSSTNLSYPSSSRKQTDWSKLTLDNNDAAYGDNDDDEEGDSADAFFKKLYAGADPETQRAMMKSFIESNGTTLNTNWEEVSKKFVKPAPPEGTELKHW, from the coding sequence ATGACGATTGAATCAGACTTGAAAACAGCTTACCAGACTTTATATGATCATAAGAACCCTGAAAATGCATTAGAATTATATAACGGTATATTGGAACAATCACCCGAAAATTTGAATGCTAGTATTTACAAAGCAGCTTCATTGGAGAAACTATATTTCgcaaatgaaaaatggcATAATGAAGAGACGATTGAGTCTGCTAAGAAATTGTTAAACAAAGCGCTAGATTTGGCAATAAATAGAGGTATTCGTTCTAAGATTGGTTTGATTTATTTCAGATTCttcattcattattttaatttgaaaaaatatcagGATTCGAAGATATATTTCGATAAATGTAAAGAATACGACTATGTTGATCCAACTTTACCACTTTGGGAATCTAGACTGAATAAAAAACTGGAAAAATTAACCAAGAACAAAGGGAAAACTAATGTATCAACACAAGCTACTACAGCTCCGACCGCAACCACGAAGAGtgaattgaaagaacaaaaagTCACACCGACTCCCACTTCTAGCATTCCTAAGGCAGTTCCAGCAGCATTACCAGAAATACCACAGCCCACCAAATTTAGAACAGATTGGTACCAAACACCTAAGACAGTAacattatctttatttacCGCTAGTTTACCTAAATCTAAAGAAGACATTCAAACAACATTATCTTCCAAAGATAAAAGAACATTAAATGTCTCATATCCTATTCCTGACACAAGTTCGGAATTCCAATATAATGCCAAATTATCTCATGAAATTGATCCAGACGCAATTAACGTACAATTATACAGcaaaaaaatggaatttACTTTCACCAAAGTAGATGCAGTTCAATGGAAAACTTTGGAATCTGCCGGCAATGATgataaacaagaaattaagCAATTTGAATCAACGCCTAGTACCGGCAGTAGTACTAATTTGAGCTATCCATCGTCATCTAGGAAACAAACAGATTGGTCTAAATTAACCCTTGATAATAACGATGCTGCATATGGAGACAAcgacgatgatgaagaaggaGATTCAGCAGAtgcatttttcaaaaaactATATGCGGGTGCTGATCCTGAAACGCAAAGAGCAATGATGAAATCATTCATTGAAAGTAATGGTACTACTTTAAATACTAATTGGGAAGAGGTATCTAAGAAATTTGTGAAACCTGCTCCACCAGAAGGTACTGAATTGAAACATTGGTAA